The following proteins are co-located in the Helicobacter pylori genome:
- a CDS encoding thioredoxin family protein has protein sequence MLEVINGKNYAEKTAHQAVVVNVGASWCPDCRKIEPIMENLAKTYKGKVEFFKVSFDESQDLKESLGIRKIPTLIFYKNAKEVGERLVEPSSQKPIEDAIKTLL, from the coding sequence ATGTTAGAAGTGATTAACGGAAAGAATTACGCAGAAAAAACCGCTCATCAAGCGGTAGTGGTTAATGTGGGGGCGAGCTGGTGCCCGGATTGCAGAAAGATTGAGCCGATCATGGAAAATTTAGCCAAAACTTACAAAGGCAAGGTGGAATTTTTTAAGGTTTCTTTTGATGAAAGCCAGGATCTCAAAGAGAGTTTAGGCATTCGCAAGATCCCTACTTTGATTTTTTACAAAAACGCCAAAGAAGTGGGTGAAAGGCTTGTAGAACCTAGCTCTCAAAAACCGATTGAAGACGCGATTAAAACGCTCTTATAA
- a CDS encoding cytochrome-c peroxidase produces the protein MKKSILLGVCLAFSCAHALNDLELIKKARESQLEPMPMGKALKEYQIKKTRDVGIGTKNSEIMTPAQVELGKMLYFDPRISTSYLVSCNTCHNLGLGGVDLVPSAIGSQWKKNPHLLSSPTVYNSVFNDVQFWDGRVTHLNEQAQGPIQSSFEMGADPKVVVEKINSMPGYVKLFRKAYGSKVKIDFKLIADSIAMFEATLITPSRYDDFLRGNPKALSKAEKEGLDLFISKGCVACHNGINLGGTMQPFGVVKPYKFANVGDFKGDKNGLVKVPTLRNITETMPYFHNGQFWDVKDAIKEMGSIQLGIEISDAEAKKIEIFFGALKGKKPKILYPELPIMTDKTPKPSF, from the coding sequence ATGAAAAAATCCATTTTGTTGGGCGTTTGTCTGGCTTTTTCTTGCGCTCATGCCTTGAACGATTTAGAATTGATTAAAAAAGCGAGGGAAAGCCAATTAGAACCCATGCCTATGGGCAAAGCGCTCAAAGAATACCAAATCAAAAAAACCAGAGATGTGGGTATTGGCACCAAAAACAGCGAAATCATGACCCCCGCTCAAGTGGAATTAGGCAAAATGCTCTATTTTGATCCTAGGATTTCCACTTCCTATCTCGTGTCTTGCAACACATGCCATAATCTGGGCTTAGGTGGGGTGGATTTAGTCCCAAGCGCCATAGGCTCTCAATGGAAGAAAAACCCCCACCTTTTAAGCTCCCCAACGGTGTATAATTCTGTGTTTAACGATGTGCAGTTTTGGGATGGTAGGGTTACGCATTTAAACGAACAAGCGCAAGGGCCGATCCAATCTTCTTTTGAAATGGGGGCTGATCCTAAAGTGGTGGTAGAAAAAATCAATTCCATGCCAGGCTATGTCAAGCTCTTTAGAAAAGCCTATGGCTCTAAAGTCAAAATTGATTTTAAATTGATCGCTGATAGTATCGCTATGTTTGAAGCCACGCTTATTACCCCAAGCCGTTACGATGATTTTTTAAGGGGCAATCCTAAAGCGCTCAGTAAAGCCGAAAAAGAGGGGCTGGATTTATTCATTTCTAAAGGCTGTGTGGCTTGCCATAACGGCATCAATCTTGGGGGAACGATGCAGCCTTTTGGGGTGGTCAAACCTTATAAATTCGCTAATGTGGGCGATTTCAAAGGCGATAAAAACGGGCTTGTGAAAGTGCCTACTTTAAGGAATATCACCGAAACGATGCCTTATTTCCATAACGGGCAGTTTTGGGATGTTAAAGATGCGATTAAAGAAATGGGATCTATCCAGTTAGGCATTGAAATCAGCGATGCAGAAGCGAAAAAAATTGAAATTTTCTTTGGAGCCTTAAAGGGTAAAAAACCTAAAATACTCTATCCAGAACTCCCTATAATGACGGACAAAACCCCTAAACCCTCTTTTTGA
- a CDS encoding pseudouridine synthase has protein sequence MEGFSLRINQFLAHYTKHSRREAEKLVLEGRVKINHEHAKLASVVKENDKVFLDKRLIKPLKNKKFSVLVYHKPKGELVSKADPLKRRVIYESLEKKYAHFAPVGRLDFASEGVLLLSDSKAVVSALMHADLEKEYLVKIQGFVTREIENAMQEGLKLENATKGAHQKTPIKSMEFDPFIGYEIIKNHAKYSKLRVIINEGKNRELRRFFAFFNAGVLDLRRVRYGFVNLNALPVGKMRFLNRQEYNELHAFMANRANVKGD, from the coding sequence GTGGAGGGATTTAGCTTGAGGATCAACCAGTTTTTAGCCCATTATACCAAGCACTCTAGAAGAGAAGCTGAAAAATTGGTTTTAGAAGGGCGAGTGAAAATCAACCATGAGCATGCCAAACTCGCTAGCGTGGTTAAAGAAAACGACAAGGTGTTTTTGGACAAACGACTCATCAAGCCCTTAAAAAACAAAAAATTCAGCGTGCTGGTTTATCACAAGCCAAAGGGCGAACTAGTGAGTAAAGCCGATCCCTTAAAACGGCGCGTGATTTATGAAAGCTTGGAGAAAAAATACGCCCATTTCGCGCCGGTGGGGCGTTTGGATTTTGCGAGCGAGGGGGTGCTACTCTTAAGCGATAGTAAGGCGGTGGTGAGCGCTTTGATGCATGCGGATTTAGAAAAAGAGTATCTTGTTAAAATTCAAGGTTTTGTTACAAGAGAGATAGAAAACGCCATGCAAGAGGGCTTGAAATTAGAAAACGCTACTAAGGGAGCGCACCAAAAAACCCCCATTAAAAGCATGGAATTTGACCCCTTTATTGGTTATGAAATCATCAAAAACCATGCCAAATACTCTAAACTGAGAGTTATTATCAATGAGGGGAAAAACAGAGAACTAAGGCGTTTTTTTGCGTTTTTTAACGCTGGGGTGTTGGATTTAAGGCGCGTTCGTTATGGTTTTGTGAATTTGAACGCCTTGCCGGTAGGGAAAATGCGGTTTTTAAACCGCCAAGAATACAATGAGTTGCATGCGTTTATGGCTAATAGGGCTAATGTTAAAGGGGATTAG
- a CDS encoding ABC transporter permease: MKTEKQKFLEMRKDGANSVLILRGDWDFKTSVFRLDELKKNLLDHQGSLKIDFSGCQKVDFVFGMFLFDLVKERSLNIELCNVSENNACALKVVKDWLEKEEDLESKKAGKKYELMITKLGKSIVETYNTFLNAFNFCGMILFYFIKSVFNPKRFCITPLLYHINESGFKVLPVSILTVFIVGFAVALQGALQLQDMGAPLMSVEMTAKLALREIGPFILTLVVAGRSASSFTAQIGVMKITEELDAMKTMGFNPFEFLVLPRVLALVIVLPLLVFIADSFAILGGMFAIKYQLDLGFPSYIDRFHDTVGWNHFLVGIVKAPFWGFAIAMVGCMRGFEVKGDTESIGRLTTISVVNALFWIIFLDAIFSIIFSKLNI; the protein is encoded by the coding sequence ATGAAGACAGAGAAACAAAAATTTTTAGAGATGCGTAAAGATGGGGCGAACTCTGTGCTGATTTTAAGAGGAGATTGGGATTTTAAAACGAGCGTGTTTCGTTTAGATGAGTTGAAAAAAAATTTATTAGATCATCAAGGGTCTTTAAAAATAGATTTTTCAGGGTGCCAAAAAGTGGATTTTGTTTTTGGCATGTTTTTATTTGATTTAGTTAAGGAGCGTTCTTTAAACATTGAATTGTGCAATGTGAGCGAGAATAACGCATGCGCTTTGAAAGTGGTTAAAGACTGGCTTGAAAAAGAAGAGGATTTAGAATCTAAAAAAGCGGGCAAAAAATACGAACTCATGATCACTAAATTGGGTAAGAGTATCGTAGAGACTTATAACACCTTTTTAAACGCATTCAATTTTTGCGGCATGATTTTATTTTACTTCATTAAAAGCGTTTTCAACCCCAAACGCTTTTGCATCACTCCTTTGCTCTATCATATCAATGAATCCGGGTTTAAGGTTTTGCCAGTGAGTATTTTAACGGTGTTTATCGTGGGGTTTGCCGTTGCTTTACAAGGGGCTTTACAACTACAAGACATGGGTGCGCCTTTAATGTCGGTTGAAATGACGGCTAAACTCGCTTTAAGAGAAATCGGCCCTTTTATTTTAACCCTCGTGGTGGCCGGGAGGAGCGCGAGCAGTTTTACCGCACAAATTGGGGTGATGAAGATCACTGAGGAATTAGATGCGATGAAAACCATGGGCTTTAACCCTTTTGAATTTTTAGTATTACCTAGGGTGTTAGCCTTAGTGATTGTTTTGCCTTTATTGGTGTTTATTGCCGATTCGTTCGCCATTCTTGGGGGCATGTTTGCGATTAAATACCAATTGGATTTAGGCTTCCCAAGCTATATAGACAGATTTCATGACACAGTGGGCTGGAATCATTTTTTAGTAGGGATTGTCAAAGCCCCTTTTTGGGGCTTTGCGATTGCGATGGTGGGGTGCATGCGCGGGTTTGAAGTCAAGGGGGATACTGAGAGCATTGGGCGCTTGACCACTATTAGCGTCGTGAATGCGTTGTTTTGGATCATTTTCTTAGACGCTATTTTTTCTATTATCTTTTCTAAGTTGAACATATAA
- a CDS encoding META domain-containing protein, with the protein MNLRLAGASVLTACVFSGCFFLKMFDKKLSSNDWHIQKVEMNHQVYDIETMLADSAFREHEEEQDSSLNTALPEDKTAIEAKEQEQKEKRKRWYELFKKKPKPKSSMGEFVFDQKENRIYGKGYCNRYFASYVWQGDRHIGIEDSGISRKVCKDEHLMAFELEFMENFKGNFTVTKGKDTLILDNQKMKIYLKTP; encoded by the coding sequence TTGAATTTACGATTGGCTGGAGCAAGCGTTTTAACGGCTTGTGTCTTTTCGGGGTGTTTTTTTTTAAAAATGTTTGATAAAAAACTTTCTAGCAACGATTGGCATATCCAAAAAGTAGAAATGAACCATCAAGTCTATGACATTGAAACCATGCTCGCTGATAGCGCTTTTAGAGAGCATGAAGAAGAGCAAGATTCCTCTCTAAATACCGCTTTGCCTGAAGATAAAACAGCGATTGAAGCCAAAGAGCAAGAACAAAAAGAAAAAAGAAAACGCTGGTATGAGCTTTTTAAAAAGAAACCAAAGCCCAAAAGCTCTATGGGAGAGTTTGTGTTTGATCAAAAAGAAAATCGTATTTATGGGAAAGGCTATTGCAACCGGTATTTTGCCAGCTATGTATGGCAGGGCGATAGGCACATTGGGATTGAAGACAGCGGGATTTCAAGAAAAGTGTGTAAAGATGAGCATTTAATGGCGTTTGAATTGGAATTTATGGAGAATTTTAAGGGTAATTTTACGGTAACTAAGGGTAAGGACACGCTCATTTTAGACAACCAAAAAATGAAAATTTATTTGAAAACGCCTTGA
- the dnaE gene encoding DNA polymerase III subunit alpha has protein sequence MKENKAFTHLHLHTEYSLLDGANKIKILAKRIKELGMKSVSVTDHGNMFGAIDFYTSMKKEGIKPIIGMEAYIHNDDNLSSKETKQRFHLCLFAKNQEGYENLMFLSSMAYLEGFYYFPRINKKLLREHSKGIIASSACLQGEVNYHLNTHNERNRKYGAKGYDEAKRIACEYQEIFEDDFYLEIMRHGILDQRFIDEQVIKMSLEIGLKIIATNDTHYTMPNDAKAQEVAMCVAMGKTLNDKGRLKHSVHEFYIKSPEEMAKLFADIPEALENTQEIADKCVLEIDLKDDKKNPPTPPSFKFTKAYAKKEGLDFEDDASYFAYKAREGLKERLILVPKEKHDQYKERLEKEIGVITNMKFPGYMLIVWDFIRYAKEMGIPVGPGRGSAAGSLVAFALKITDIDPLKYDLLFERFLNPERISMPDIDTDFCQRRRKEIIEYMIEKYGKYNVAQVITFNKMLAKGVIRDVARVLDMPYKEADDFAKLIPNRLGITLKGYEKNGEFIEGAWELEPKIKELVESNEVARQVWEYSLNLENLNRNAGVHAAALVVDSQKELWHKTPLFASEKTGGIVTQYSMKYLEPVDLIKFDFLGLKTLTVIDDALKIIKTQHNIDVDFLSLDMDDPKVYKTIQSGDTVGIFQIESGMFQGLNKRLRPSSFEDIIAIIALGRPGPMESGMVDDFVNRKHGVEPIAYAFKELEPILKPTYGTIVYQEQVMQIVQTIGGFSLGEADLIRRAMGKKDAQIMADNKAKFVEGAKNLGHDGQKAANLWDLIVKFAGYGFNKSHSAAYAMITFQTAYLKTYYKHEFMAAMLTSESNKIESVARYIDEVRALEIEVMPPHINSSMQDFSVAEFKNQKGELEKKIVFGLGAIKGVGGEPIKNIIEERAKGDYKSLEDFISRVDFSKLTKKSLEPLVKSGSLDNLGYTRKTMLANLDLICDAGRAKDKANEMMQGGNSLFGAMEGGIKEQVILDMADLGEHDAKTLLECEYETLGIHVSGNPLDEFKEEIKGFKNLVKSIDIEELEIGSQAYLLGKIMEVKKKIGKRSGKPYGTADILDRYGKFELMLFEKQLNALEELDINKPLVFKCKIEEQEEVARLRLFEILDLESAREVKIPKARYKDPDKQKEDVREIPPMEILASSSCSLAIVLENDVKKEFLRQIKESALKHQGKRPLYLIIKDKDKQFKIQSDLMVNEKIKDDFKGLEWRDLA, from the coding sequence ATGAAAGAGAATAAAGCCTTCACGCATTTGCACTTGCACACAGAATATTCGCTTTTAGACGGGGCGAACAAGATTAAAATTCTAGCCAAACGCATCAAAGAATTGGGCATGAAAAGCGTGAGCGTAACCGACCATGGGAACATGTTTGGAGCGATTGATTTTTATACGAGCATGAAAAAAGAAGGCATTAAGCCTATCATCGGCATGGAAGCGTATATCCATAATGATGACAACCTCTCTAGCAAAGAAACCAAGCAGCGTTTCCATTTGTGCCTGTTCGCTAAAAACCAAGAGGGCTATGAAAATTTGATGTTCTTAAGCTCTATGGCGTATTTAGAGGGGTTTTATTACTTCCCGCGCATCAATAAAAAGCTTTTAAGGGAGCATTCTAAAGGCATTATCGCTTCTAGCGCATGCTTGCAAGGGGAAGTTAATTACCACTTGAATACTCATAATGAGAGAAACCGCAAGTATGGGGCTAAAGGCTATGATGAAGCCAAAAGAATCGCTTGCGAATACCAAGAGATTTTTGAAGACGATTTTTATTTAGAAATCATGCGCCATGGCATTTTGGATCAGCGATTCATTGATGAGCAAGTCATTAAAATGTCTTTAGAAATAGGGTTAAAAATCATTGCCACAAACGACACCCACTACACCATGCCCAATGACGCTAAGGCTCAAGAAGTAGCGATGTGCGTAGCGATGGGTAAAACCCTAAACGATAAGGGGCGCTTGAAACACTCTGTGCATGAGTTTTACATTAAATCCCCTGAAGAAATGGCAAAGCTGTTTGCAGACATTCCAGAAGCTTTAGAAAACACCCAAGAAATCGCTGATAAATGCGTTTTAGAGATTGATTTAAAAGACGATAAAAAGAACCCTCCAACCCCCCCAAGCTTCAAATTCACCAAAGCTTACGCCAAAAAAGAGGGGCTGGATTTTGAAGATGACGCTTCTTATTTCGCCTATAAGGCTAGAGAGGGCTTGAAAGAGCGCTTAATCTTAGTGCCAAAAGAAAAGCATGATCAATACAAAGAGCGGCTAGAAAAAGAAATTGGAGTCATTACGAACATGAAATTCCCAGGGTATATGCTGATCGTGTGGGATTTTATCCGTTACGCTAAAGAAATGGGTATTCCTGTGGGGCCTGGTAGGGGGAGTGCGGCCGGGAGTTTGGTGGCTTTTGCCTTAAAAATCACCGATATTGACCCTTTGAAATACGATTTGCTCTTTGAAAGGTTTTTAAACCCTGAAAGAATCAGCATGCCTGATATTGATACGGATTTTTGCCAGCGCCGGCGTAAGGAAATCATAGAATACATGATTGAAAAATACGGCAAATACAATGTGGCTCAAGTCATCACCTTTAATAAGATGTTGGCTAAAGGCGTGATCAGAGATGTCGCAAGGGTGTTGGACATGCCTTATAAGGAGGCGGATGATTTTGCCAAACTCATCCCTAATCGCTTAGGCATCACGCTTAAGGGCTATGAAAAAAATGGCGAGTTCATAGAGGGGGCGTGGGAATTAGAGCCTAAAATCAAGGAATTAGTAGAAAGCAATGAAGTAGCCAGACAAGTGTGGGAGTATTCGCTCAATTTAGAGAATTTGAATCGTAACGCAGGCGTGCATGCCGCAGCCTTAGTGGTGGATAGCCAAAAAGAGTTGTGGCACAAAACCCCTTTATTTGCTTCTGAAAAAACCGGCGGTATCGTTACGCAATATTCCATGAAGTATTTAGAGCCGGTGGATTTGATTAAGTTTGACTTCTTGGGGCTTAAAACCTTGACCGTGATTGATGATGCGCTTAAAATCATTAAAACGCAGCATAACATTGATGTGGATTTTTTATCGTTGGATATGGACGATCCGAAAGTGTATAAAACGATCCAAAGCGGGGATACGGTGGGGATCTTCCAAATTGAATCCGGGATGTTTCAAGGGCTTAACAAGCGCTTAAGGCCTTCAAGCTTTGAAGACATTATCGCCATTATCGCACTAGGCAGACCGGGGCCTATGGAATCAGGCATGGTAGATGATTTTGTGAATAGAAAGCACGGCGTTGAGCCTATCGCTTATGCGTTTAAAGAATTAGAGCCGATTTTAAAGCCCACTTACGGCACGATCGTCTATCAAGAGCAGGTAATGCAAATCGTGCAAACTATCGGCGGTTTTAGTTTGGGCGAAGCGGATTTGATCCGCCGTGCTATGGGGAAAAAAGACGCTCAAATCATGGCGGACAATAAGGCGAAGTTTGTAGAAGGCGCTAAAAATTTGGGGCATGATGGCCAAAAAGCGGCTAATTTGTGGGATTTGATCGTTAAATTTGCCGGCTATGGTTTCAACAAATCGCATTCCGCCGCTTATGCGATGATCACTTTCCAAACGGCGTATTTAAAGACTTATTACAAGCATGAGTTCATGGCAGCGATGCTCACTAGCGAATCCAATAAGATCGAATCCGTGGCGCGCTATATTGATGAGGTCAGGGCTTTAGAAATTGAAGTGATGCCCCCACACATCAATTCTTCTATGCAAGATTTCAGCGTGGCGGAATTTAAAAATCAAAAGGGTGAGTTAGAAAAGAAAATCGTGTTTGGTTTGGGAGCGATCAAAGGGGTTGGGGGTGAGCCGATTAAAAACATCATTGAAGAAAGGGCTAAAGGGGATTATAAGAGTTTGGAAGATTTTATTTCACGGGTGGATTTTTCTAAACTCACTAAAAAATCTTTAGAGCCATTAGTGAAATCAGGGAGCTTGGACAATTTAGGCTACACTAGAAAAACCATGCTCGCTAACTTGGATTTGATCTGTGATGCCGGGCGCGCTAAAGACAAGGCTAATGAAATGATGCAGGGGGGCAACTCCCTTTTTGGAGCCATGGAAGGCGGAATTAAAGAGCAGGTTATTTTGGACATGGCTGATTTGGGCGAGCATGACGCTAAAACGCTTTTAGAATGCGAATACGAGACTTTAGGCATCCATGTTTCAGGCAACCCCTTAGACGAGTTTAAAGAAGAGATTAAGGGCTTTAAAAATTTAGTCAAAAGCATTGATATTGAAGAGTTAGAAATCGGCTCGCAGGCTTATTTGTTGGGTAAAATCATGGAAGTTAAAAAGAAAATTGGCAAACGAAGCGGCAAGCCTTATGGCACAGCGGACATTTTGGATCGATACGGCAAGTTTGAACTCATGCTGTTTGAAAAGCAATTAAACGCCTTAGAAGAGTTGGATATCAATAAGCCTTTAGTGTTTAAATGCAAGATTGAAGAGCAAGAAGAAGTGGCGCGATTAAGGCTTTTTGAAATCTTGGATTTAGAGAGCGCTAGAGAGGTTAAAATCCCTAAAGCCCGCTATAAAGACCCTGACAAGCAAAAAGAAGACGTGCGCGAAATCCCTCCCATGGAAATACTCGCTTCTAGTTCTTGCTCTTTAGCGATCGTGTTAGAAAACGATGTGAAAAAAGAGTTTTTAAGACAGATCAAAGAGAGCGCTCTAAAACACCAGGGTAAACGCCCCTTGTATTTGATCATCAAAGATAAGGATAAGCAATTCAAAATCCAAAGCGATTTAATGGTAAATGAAAAGATTAAGGACGATTTTAAAGGGTTAGAGTGGAGGGATTTAGCTTGA
- a CDS encoding MlaD family protein has translation MERHVNYTLIGGLFFLCLVCMVGFILWLGHLGLDDGKYYEYVVYTDKDLGGIATNSPINYKGIQVGNVIKVGFAKDKVGVVRLDLMIKSSVKIRKDSKVAVSSRGFMGLKFLALEQSHNEEFYGSGDKGERILIFKEGLMDRLSGDANQVVQEVMKAIRNVNRILDDENVEKFKHILASVDDLIANLDSRKTQFDSLISNANNLVSNVNNVALDVDKRVKQGQYDFKAMFTPLIMQAQLSLRNIDNFVEKGSALIDKFDANPYKTIFGERK, from the coding sequence TTGGAAAGGCATGTGAATTACACTTTAATCGGCGGGCTTTTCTTTTTATGCTTAGTGTGCATGGTAGGCTTTATTTTATGGCTAGGCCATTTGGGCTTAGATGACGGAAAATATTATGAATATGTGGTCTATACGGACAAAGACTTGGGAGGCATTGCGACCAACTCGCCCATTAATTACAAAGGGATTCAAGTGGGTAATGTCATCAAAGTGGGTTTTGCAAAGGATAAAGTGGGGGTGGTCCGTTTGGATTTGATGATTAAATCCAGCGTTAAGATCCGTAAAGACTCCAAAGTGGCGGTTTCTTCTAGAGGGTTTATGGGGTTAAAATTTTTAGCCTTAGAGCAAAGCCACAATGAAGAATTTTATGGTAGTGGCGATAAAGGGGAGCGGATTTTAATCTTTAAAGAAGGGCTTATGGATCGCTTGAGCGGTGATGCTAATCAAGTGGTGCAAGAAGTGATGAAAGCGATCAGGAATGTGAATAGGATTTTAGACGATGAAAATGTGGAAAAATTCAAGCACATTCTCGCTTCAGTGGATGATCTCATCGCTAATTTGGATTCAAGAAAGACTCAATTTGATTCACTAATCAGCAACGCTAACAACCTTGTTTCTAATGTCAATAACGTGGCTTTAGATGTGGATAAACGCGTCAAGCAGGGGCAATACGACTTTAAAGCGATGTTCACTCCCTTAATCATGCAAGCGCAGTTGAGCTTGAGAAACATTGATAATTTTGTGGAAAAAGGCTCTGCTTTGATAGATAAATTTGACGCTAACCCCTATAAAACGATTTTTGGAGAAAGGAAATAA
- the lpoB gene encoding penicillin-binding protein activator LpoB — protein sequence MVLKTKLKIISSVILSALLWVGCSSEMATYQNVNDATKNTTASINSTDLLLTANAMLDSMFSDPNFEQLKGKHLIEVSDVINDTTQPNLDMNLLTTEIARQLRLRSNGRFNITRASGGSGIAADSRMVKQREKERESEEYNQDTTVEKGTLKAADLSLSGKVSSIAASISSSRQRLDYDFTLSLTNRKTGEEVWSDVKPIVKNASNKRMF from the coding sequence ATGGTATTGAAAACAAAATTAAAAATTATAAGCTCGGTGATTTTGAGTGCTTTATTATGGGTGGGTTGCTCAAGCGAAATGGCAACTTATCAAAATGTGAATGATGCCACTAAAAATACGACTGCAAGCATTAATAGCACGGATTTATTGCTAACCGCTAACGCGATGTTAGATTCCATGTTTAGCGACCCTAATTTTGAGCAACTCAAGGGCAAGCATTTGATTGAAGTTTCAGATGTGATTAACGACACCACACAGCCCAATTTGGACATGAATCTTTTGACGACCGAAATCGCACGGCAGTTGCGGTTGCGATCTAATGGGAGGTTCAATATTACAAGGGCGAGTGGAGGGAGTGGCATTGCAGCCGATAGCAGAATGGTGAAACAGCGCGAAAAAGAACGAGAGAGCGAAGAGTATAATCAAGACACCACTGTAGAAAAAGGCACTTTAAAAGCCGCTGATTTATCTTTAAGTGGTAAAGTATCTAGTATCGCAGCCTCTATTAGTAGTTCTAGGCAGCGCTTGGACTATGACTTCACCCTAAGCCTTACCAATAGGAAAACGGGTGAAGAGGTATGGAGCGATGTTAAGCCTATTGTGAAAAACGCTAGCAATAAGCGTATGTTTTAA
- a CDS encoding outer membrane protein, which translates to MFKKIIFFGVFLMGGFVIPPLEAMPILHNKTPKKSYQEAHEKLYRSIINRQKLTRKKSGWYFLGGFGAVEAIKDYQGKEMKDWIATLNLKTGVQSFFKKYIGIRGVFAWDLGSGKVNYQSHKDPTNSFFTMLAVGLDVIMEFPLGSYKHYLGAFGGARGALVVYTDKQNFKFFKHSVVSGGLAINGGVMLTLFLRHRIELGFKILPTARLLSSSRRFETSPLFYAAYSYKF; encoded by the coding sequence ATGTTTAAAAAAATCATTTTTTTTGGCGTTTTTTTAATGGGGGGATTTGTTATTCCGCCCCTTGAAGCCATGCCTATCTTGCATAATAAAACCCCTAAAAAAAGTTACCAAGAAGCCCATGAAAAGCTCTATAGAAGCATCATTAACCGCCAAAAGCTCACACGCAAAAAAAGCGGGTGGTATTTTTTAGGAGGGTTTGGCGCTGTAGAGGCCATTAAAGACTATCAAGGCAAGGAAATGAAAGATTGGATCGCCACGCTCAATTTAAAAACCGGCGTGCAAAGTTTTTTTAAAAAATACATCGGGATTAGGGGGGTTTTTGCATGGGATCTTGGGTCAGGAAAAGTGAATTACCAAAGCCATAAAGATCCTACCAACTCTTTTTTTACCATGCTTGCGGTGGGTTTGGATGTGATTATGGAATTCCCTTTAGGGAGTTATAAGCATTATTTGGGGGCGTTCGGAGGAGCTAGGGGGGCTTTAGTCGTTTATACAGACAAACAAAATTTCAAGTTTTTTAAACATTCGGTGGTTTCAGGGGGCTTGGCGATTAATGGGGGGGTTATGCTCACGCTTTTTTTAAGACACCGCATTGAATTAGGGTTTAAAATCTTACCCACCGCCAGATTGCTTTCTAGCTCCAGACGCTTTGAGACTTCGCCCTTATTTTATGCGGCATACAGCTATAAATTTTA
- a CDS encoding ABC transporter ATP-binding protein: MNATNNQVLIEVKDLHSAFGSTIIHRGVSFSVHKGEVMAILGGSGSGKSTLLRCMILLNRPTKGEVLLFGEDIWKLKEAEQQKIFNRCGICFQFGALYSSLTVLENVGVMLEQYGAYSKKIVEEISKMWIEKVGLPPRAYHLYPYELSGGMKKRVGIARAMATNPEILFLDEPTSGLDPYSAGKFDELIMTLKESLQLTVVMITHDLDSVHDCVDRFIMLKDGLLEFNGDLKDFIKKAQTQGLDEGNLFNSTRGEKFWKGM, translated from the coding sequence ATGAACGCTACTAACAATCAAGTCTTAATTGAAGTGAAGGACCTCCATAGCGCTTTTGGAAGCACCATTATTCATAGGGGCGTGAGTTTTAGCGTGCATAAGGGCGAAGTGATGGCGATTTTAGGGGGTTCAGGGAGCGGTAAAAGCACGCTTTTAAGGTGCATGATCTTGCTCAATCGCCCTACAAAAGGGGAAGTGTTGCTTTTTGGGGAAGATATATGGAAACTCAAAGAAGCAGAGCAGCAAAAGATTTTTAACCGCTGCGGCATTTGCTTCCAGTTTGGTGCACTCTATAGCTCTCTAACCGTTTTAGAAAATGTGGGCGTGATGCTAGAGCAATACGGCGCTTATTCTAAAAAAATTGTTGAAGAAATTTCTAAAATGTGGATTGAAAAAGTGGGTTTGCCCCCTAGGGCTTACCACCTTTACCCCTATGAATTGAGTGGGGGGATGAAAAAGCGCGTGGGTATAGCTAGGGCTATGGCGACTAACCCGGAAATCTTATTTTTAGATGAGCCAACAAGCGGGCTAGATCCTTATAGCGCGGGCAAATTTGATGAACTGATCATGACGCTCAAAGAGAGCTTACAGCTTACGGTGGTGATGATCACGCATGATTTAGACTCCGTGCATGATTGCGTGGATCGATTCATCATGCTCAAAGACGGGCTATTAGAATTTAATGGGGATTTAAAAGATTTTATTAAAAAAGCTCAAACTCAAGGGCTAGATGAAGGCAATTTATTCAATTCAACACGAGGAGAGAAATTTTGGAAAGGCATGTGA